A single region of the Manihot esculenta cultivar AM560-2 chromosome 12, M.esculenta_v8, whole genome shotgun sequence genome encodes:
- the LOC110628246 gene encoding chloroplast envelope quinone oxidoreductase homolog isoform X1, whose translation MAGKLMHAVQYDSYGGGAAGLKHVEVPVPTPEKDEVLLKLEATTLNPIDWKIQEGVLRPLLPPKFPHIPCTDVAGEVVEVGSGVKNFRTGDKVVSFLRHSTGGGLAEFAVAKESLTVARPSEVSAAEAAGLLVAGLTAHQALTQSAGIKLDRSGEQANVLITAASGGVGHYAVQLAKLGNTHVTATCGARNMEFVKSLGADEVLDYKTPEGTALKSPSGRKYDAVIHCAAAVPWSTFEPNLSEKGKVIDITPGVNAMMTSALKKLTFSKKQLVPLLMIPEAENLDYLVKQVKEGKLKTVIDSKHPLSEAECAWAKSIGGHATGKVIVEP comes from the exons ATGGCGGGGAAGCTAATGCACGCCGTTCAATACGATAGTTACGGTGGAGGAGCTGCTGGTTTAAAG CATGTTGAAGTTCCAGTCCCTACTCCAGAGAAAGATGAGGTTTTGCTTAAGTTGGAAGCAACTACTCTAAATCCAATTGATTGGAAAATTCAAGAGGGCGTGCTGCGGCCCCTTTTGCCTCCTAAATTCCCTCACATTCCAT GCACTGATGTGGCAGGAGAAGTTGTAGAGGTTGGTTCAGGAGTAAAAAATTTCAGAACTGGTGATAAAGTTGTTTCTTTCCTTAGACATTCT ACTGGAGGTGGACTAGCTGAGTTTGCAGTGGCTAAGGAGAGCTTGACAGTTGCAAGGCCATCTGAAGTCTCAGCAGCAGAAGCAGCAGGCTTGCTAGTTGCTGGTCTTACAGCTCACCAGGCTCTCACTCAATCTGCTGGGATCAAGCTTGATCGGAGCGGCGAGCAGGCTAACGTCCTAATAACTGCTGCCTCAGGTGGTGTAGGTCACTATGCAGTTCAGCTGGCAAAGCTAGGAAACACACATGTGACGGCCACTTGTGGAGCCCGTAACATGGAATTTGTAAAGAGTTTGGGGGCCGATGAGGTTCTTGATTACAAGACTCCAGAAGGGACAGCTCTGAAGAGCCCATCTGGGCGGAAGTATGATGCAGTGATCCACTGTGCGGCTGCGGTTCCTTGGAGTACTTTTGAGCCTAATTTGAGTGAAAAAGGGAAGGTTATAGATATCACTCCTGGCGTTAATGCCATGATGACTTCTGCTCTAAAGAAACTCACCTTCTCGAAGAAGCAGCTGGTGCCTCTGCTTATGATTCCCGAGGCTGAGAACCTGGATTATCTTGTGAAACAGGTGAAGGAAGGGAAGCTTAAGACGGTAATAGACTCAAAGCACCCCTTGAGCGAGGCCGAATGTGCTTGGGCTAAGAGCATTGGAGGCCATGCTACTGGGAAGGTCATTGTCGAGCCTTAG
- the LOC110628246 gene encoding chloroplast envelope quinone oxidoreductase homolog isoform X2: MAGKLMHAVQYDSYGGGAAGLKHVEVPVPTPEKDEVLLKLEATTLNPIDWKIQEGVLRPLLPPKFPHIPCTDVAGEVVETGGGLAEFAVAKESLTVARPSEVSAAEAAGLLVAGLTAHQALTQSAGIKLDRSGEQANVLITAASGGVGHYAVQLAKLGNTHVTATCGARNMEFVKSLGADEVLDYKTPEGTALKSPSGRKYDAVIHCAAAVPWSTFEPNLSEKGKVIDITPGVNAMMTSALKKLTFSKKQLVPLLMIPEAENLDYLVKQVKEGKLKTVIDSKHPLSEAECAWAKSIGGHATGKVIVEP, encoded by the exons ATGGCGGGGAAGCTAATGCACGCCGTTCAATACGATAGTTACGGTGGAGGAGCTGCTGGTTTAAAG CATGTTGAAGTTCCAGTCCCTACTCCAGAGAAAGATGAGGTTTTGCTTAAGTTGGAAGCAACTACTCTAAATCCAATTGATTGGAAAATTCAAGAGGGCGTGCTGCGGCCCCTTTTGCCTCCTAAATTCCCTCACATTCCAT GCACTGATGTGGCAGGAGAAGTTGTAGAG ACTGGAGGTGGACTAGCTGAGTTTGCAGTGGCTAAGGAGAGCTTGACAGTTGCAAGGCCATCTGAAGTCTCAGCAGCAGAAGCAGCAGGCTTGCTAGTTGCTGGTCTTACAGCTCACCAGGCTCTCACTCAATCTGCTGGGATCAAGCTTGATCGGAGCGGCGAGCAGGCTAACGTCCTAATAACTGCTGCCTCAGGTGGTGTAGGTCACTATGCAGTTCAGCTGGCAAAGCTAGGAAACACACATGTGACGGCCACTTGTGGAGCCCGTAACATGGAATTTGTAAAGAGTTTGGGGGCCGATGAGGTTCTTGATTACAAGACTCCAGAAGGGACAGCTCTGAAGAGCCCATCTGGGCGGAAGTATGATGCAGTGATCCACTGTGCGGCTGCGGTTCCTTGGAGTACTTTTGAGCCTAATTTGAGTGAAAAAGGGAAGGTTATAGATATCACTCCTGGCGTTAATGCCATGATGACTTCTGCTCTAAAGAAACTCACCTTCTCGAAGAAGCAGCTGGTGCCTCTGCTTATGATTCCCGAGGCTGAGAACCTGGATTATCTTGTGAAACAGGTGAAGGAAGGGAAGCTTAAGACGGTAATAGACTCAAAGCACCCCTTGAGCGAGGCCGAATGTGCTTGGGCTAAGAGCATTGGAGGCCATGCTACTGGGAAGGTCATTGTCGAGCCTTAG
- the LOC110628245 gene encoding chloroplast envelope quinone oxidoreductase homolog, whose amino-acid sequence MKGKLMHAVQYDSYGGEAAGLKHVEVPVPTPNKDEVLIKLEATTLNPVDWKIQKGMLRPLLPRKFPHIPCTDVAGEVVEVGSGVKNFRTGDKVVAMLSHATGGGLAEFAVAKESLTVARPPEVSAAEAAGLLVAGLTAHQALTQSAGIKLDGSGEQANILITAASGGVGHYAVQLAKLGNTHVTATCGARNMEFVKSLGADEVLDYKTPEGAALKSPSGRKYDAVIHCATTIPWSTFEPNLSENGKVIDITPGVNALMTFALKKLTFSKKQLVPLLMIAKAENLDYLVKLVKEGKLKTVIDSKHPLSKAEDAWAKSIGGHATGKVIVEP is encoded by the exons ATGAAAGGGAAGCTAATGCACGCCGTTCAATACGATAGTTATGGTGGTGAAGCTGCTGGTTTAAAG CATGTTGAAGTTCCAGTCCCTACTCCAAATAAAGATGAGGTTTTGATAAAGTTGGAAGCAACTACTCTAAATCCAGTTGATTGGAAAATTCAAAAGGGCATGTTGAGGCCTCTTTTGCCTCGTAAATTCCCTCACATTCCAT GTACTGATGTGGCAGGAGAAGTTGTAGAGGTTGGTTCAGGAGTAAAAAATTTCAGAACTGGTGATAAAGTTGTTGCTATGCTTAGCCATGCT ACTGGAGGTGGACTCGCTGAGTTTGCAGTGGCTAAGGAGAGCTTGACAGTTGCAAGGCCACCTGAAGTTTCAGCAGCAGAAGCAGCAGGCTTGCTAGTTGCCGGTCTTACAGCCCACCAGGCGCTTACTCAATCTGCTGGGATCAAGCTTGATGGGAGCGGCGAGCAGGCTAACATCCTGATAACTGCTGCCTCAGGTGGTGTAGGTCATTATGCAGTTCAGCTGGCAAAGCTGGGAAACACACATGTGACGGCCACTTGTGGAGCCCGTAACATGGAATTTGTAAAGAGTTTGGGGGCTGATGAGGTTCTTGATTACAAGACTCCAGAAGGGGCAGCTCTGAAGAGCCCATCTGGGCGGAAGTATGATGCAGTGATCCACTGTGCGACCACCATTCCTTGGAGTACTTTTGAGCCTAATTTGAGTGAAAATGGGAAGGTTATAGATATCACTCCTGGCGTTAATGCCCTGATGACTTTTGCTCTAAAGAAACTCACGTTCTCCAAGAAGCAGCTTGTGCCTCTGCTTATGATTGCCAAGGCTGAGAACCTGGATTATCTTGTGAAACTGGTGAAGGAAGGGAAGCTTAAGACAGTTATCGACTCAAAGCACCCCCTGAGCAAGGCCGAAGATGCTTGGGCTAAGAGTATTGGAGGCCACGCCACTGGGAAGGTCATCGTTGAGCCTTAG